A part of Streptomyces sp. NBC_01210 genomic DNA contains:
- a CDS encoding fluoride efflux transporter FluC — MNWLLVAMGAAIGAPMRYLTDRAVQARHDSVFPWGTFVVNAAGSLVLGALSGAVVSSGAYALLGTGLCGALTTYSTFSYETLRLAERGWMFLAVANVAASLLVGLGSVFLGVELARGLVA; from the coding sequence GTGAACTGGCTGCTGGTGGCGATGGGCGCGGCGATCGGCGCGCCCATGCGGTATCTGACGGACCGTGCGGTGCAGGCGCGGCACGACTCGGTGTTCCCGTGGGGGACTTTCGTGGTCAACGCGGCCGGGAGTCTGGTGCTGGGGGCGCTCTCGGGGGCGGTGGTGTCCTCGGGGGCGTACGCGCTGCTGGGGACGGGGCTGTGCGGCGCACTGACGACGTACTCGACGTTTTCGTACGAGACGCTGCGGCTGGCCGAGCGGGGCTGGATGTTTCTGGCGGTGGCAAATGTGGCCGCGTCACTGCTGGTCGGGCTCGGATCGGTGTTTCTGGGCGTGGAGTTGGCGCGCGGGCTGGTGGCGTAA
- a CDS encoding fluoride efflux transporter FluC — MSPPGLPEVPEVPETPDLPEVPNAAEAIDPDVDLHVPAQRAETAGRHKWTVLAAISAGGVAGTLARYAATVLWPAAEGSFPWAIFWVNVLGCALIGVLMVLVSEGGRTAHPLVRPFLGVGVLGGFTTFSTYALDFSDLLAREEADTALGYASGTLAGALGAVWLAASVTRWAVTRRAVTR, encoded by the coding sequence ATGAGTCCGCCCGGTCTTCCTGAGGTCCCGGAGGTCCCGGAGACCCCGGATCTCCCGGAAGTTCCGAACGCCGCGGAGGCGATCGATCCGGATGTCGATCTGCATGTGCCGGCCCAGCGGGCGGAGACCGCGGGCCGGCACAAGTGGACGGTGCTCGCCGCGATCTCGGCCGGCGGCGTGGCAGGGACCCTGGCGCGGTACGCGGCCACCGTGCTGTGGCCCGCCGCCGAGGGGTCGTTCCCATGGGCGATCTTCTGGGTCAATGTGCTGGGCTGCGCGCTGATCGGAGTGCTGATGGTGCTGGTCAGCGAGGGCGGGCGGACCGCGCATCCGCTGGTGCGGCCGTTCCTCGGAGTGGGGGTGCTCGGCGGGTTCACGACCTTCTCGACGTACGCACTGGACTTCTCGGACCTGCTGGCTCGCGAGGAGGCGGACACCGCACTGGGGTACGCGTCCGGGACGCTGGCCGGGGCGCTCGGCGCGGTGTGGCTGGCAGCCTCGGTCACCCGGTGGGCAGTGACCCGGCGGGCGGTCACGCGGTGA
- a CDS encoding metallopeptidase family protein — MLEMTREEFEELVAEALDRIPPELTRLMDNVAVFVEDEPAADDPELLGLYEGTPLTDRGEWYAGVLPDRITIYRGPTLRMCEDREDVVAETEITVVHEIAHHFGIDDERLHALGYG; from the coding sequence GTGCTGGAGATGACGCGCGAGGAGTTCGAGGAACTGGTCGCTGAGGCGCTGGACAGGATCCCGCCGGAGCTGACGCGGCTGATGGACAACGTCGCGGTGTTCGTCGAGGACGAACCGGCCGCCGACGATCCGGAGCTGCTCGGGCTCTACGAGGGGACTCCGCTCACCGATCGCGGTGAGTGGTACGCGGGCGTGCTGCCGGACCGGATCACCATCTACCGCGGGCCGACGCTGCGGATGTGCGAGGACCGCGAGGACGTCGTCGCGGAGACCGAGATCACCGTGGTGCACGAGATCGCCCATCACTTCGGGATCGACGACGAGCGGCTGCACGCGCTGGGGTACGGATGA
- a CDS encoding metallophosphoesterase family protein, giving the protein MAREAPEPIRSIRAALARFRRHYRSRHTGPTSTLVLTPHPWVRALGLTAVVLLGAWLGLLIVGSVRTPVGPMDTSMTLRPSLSGGTKINVSPLGALELDSHVAPIRLDVDVEQLDPVRSQALVEHPERISGLQDEVARDVADGTTELAVRSCVAVVSGATALGLAVYRRPRRALAAGGLALALLAASGISAYATWNPKSVLEPRFSGLLSSAPSVVGNARSIVTEFDVYQRELARLVTNVTKLYDATSTLPTYQPDPGTMRVLHVSDIHLNPAAWHIIGSLVEQYGIDVIIDSGDTMDHGTAAENGFLDPIPDLGAPYVWVRGNHDSRITQAYLARLKNVHVLDDGKAVTLAGLRIAGSGDPQFTPDRSIVAQGDPAERMTGIRLASALRDQQRAGTPVDIAVTHNPVAARETDGEVPLALAGHVHHRDTEVLAHGTRLKVEGSTGGGGLRAVQNDKPEKVRASVLYLDRTTKRLQAWDEITLGGLGLTTAEVSRHLPGENQPGATPSPSSPSTSPSATPSAPPSRSPTALSWGRPADPRKPFWR; this is encoded by the coding sequence ATGGCCCGCGAAGCCCCGGAACCGATCCGTTCGATCCGAGCCGCACTCGCCCGGTTCCGGCGGCACTACCGCTCGCGCCACACCGGCCCCACCAGCACCCTGGTCCTCACCCCGCACCCCTGGGTCCGCGCACTGGGCCTCACCGCCGTGGTCCTGCTCGGCGCCTGGCTGGGCCTGCTGATCGTCGGCAGCGTCCGTACGCCGGTGGGCCCGATGGACACCAGCATGACCCTGCGCCCGTCCCTGTCCGGCGGCACAAAGATCAACGTCTCGCCGCTCGGCGCCCTGGAGCTCGACTCCCATGTCGCACCCATCCGTCTCGACGTCGACGTCGAACAGCTCGACCCGGTCCGTTCCCAGGCCCTGGTCGAACACCCCGAACGGATCTCCGGACTCCAGGACGAGGTCGCCCGCGACGTGGCGGACGGCACCACCGAGCTGGCCGTACGCTCCTGCGTCGCGGTCGTCTCCGGCGCGACCGCACTGGGCCTCGCCGTCTACCGCCGCCCGCGCCGGGCACTCGCGGCGGGCGGCCTGGCGCTCGCGCTGCTGGCAGCCTCGGGCATCTCCGCGTACGCCACCTGGAACCCGAAGTCCGTCCTTGAGCCGAGGTTCTCCGGACTGCTGTCCAGCGCCCCATCGGTCGTCGGCAACGCCCGCTCCATCGTCACCGAATTCGACGTCTACCAGCGGGAGTTGGCGCGCCTGGTCACCAATGTCACCAAGCTGTACGACGCGACATCGACGCTCCCGACGTACCAGCCGGACCCTGGCACGATGCGGGTGCTGCACGTCTCCGACATCCATCTCAACCCGGCGGCGTGGCACATCATCGGCTCGCTCGTCGAGCAGTACGGAATCGACGTGATCATCGACTCCGGCGACACGATGGACCACGGCACCGCCGCCGAGAACGGGTTCCTCGACCCGATTCCCGACCTCGGCGCGCCGTACGTCTGGGTCCGCGGCAACCATGACTCCCGCATCACCCAGGCCTATCTCGCCCGACTCAAGAACGTGCACGTCCTTGACGACGGCAAGGCCGTCACCCTCGCCGGCCTGCGCATCGCGGGCAGCGGCGATCCTCAGTTCACCCCCGACCGCTCGATCGTCGCCCAGGGCGACCCGGCCGAACGCATGACGGGCATCCGCCTCGCCTCGGCCCTGCGCGACCAGCAGCGCGCAGGCACCCCGGTCGACATCGCGGTCACCCACAACCCGGTGGCCGCGCGGGAGACCGACGGCGAGGTCCCGCTGGCGCTGGCGGGCCATGTCCACCACCGCGACACGGAGGTACTCGCACACGGCACCCGCCTCAAGGTCGAGGGCTCGACGGGCGGCGGGGGCCTGCGCGCGGTGCAGAACGACAAACCGGAGAAGGTGCGGGCGTCGGTGCTCTATCTGGACCGTACGACCAAACGGCTGCAGGCATGGGACGAGATCACACTGGGGGGTCTGGGCCTGACGACCGCCGAGGTCAGCCGCCATCTCCCGGGGGAGAACCAGCCCGGGGCGACCCCGTCCCCGAGCAGTCCCTCCACCAGCCCCTCCGCCACTCCCTCCGCGCCCCCCTCCCGCTCCCCGACTGCGTTGTCCTGGGGGCGCCCCGCGGACCCCCGTAAACCGTTTTGGCGATAG
- a CDS encoding cytochrome c biogenesis CcdA family protein yields the protein MTDIGYLAAFLGGLLALISPCSALLLPAFFAYSLDSGGKLLARTGIFCAGLATTLAPLGAAGSLAGRLFYGHRDLLVSVGGWLIIALGVAQILGMGFASRRMAEISGRIRPTTAVSVYALGLVYGLAGFCAGPILGSVLTVAALSGSPVYGGLLLAVYALGMAVPLFLLALLWERFDLGKRPWLRGRSMRVGRFELHTTSLLSGLFFIVLGVVFLAFDGTTALPGLLSVDDSFAAEEWASGLGGAVPDWALLIVVVAVVSITLGVRGRRRREEA from the coding sequence GTGACGGACATCGGCTATCTGGCCGCCTTCCTCGGCGGCCTCCTCGCGCTGATCAGCCCGTGCAGCGCGCTGCTGCTCCCGGCGTTCTTCGCGTACTCCCTCGACTCGGGCGGCAAGCTGCTGGCCCGTACCGGAATCTTCTGCGCGGGACTGGCGACGACCCTTGCCCCGCTGGGCGCCGCCGGGTCCCTCGCCGGGCGGCTCTTCTACGGCCACCGCGATCTGCTCGTCTCCGTCGGCGGCTGGCTGATCATCGCGCTCGGGGTGGCCCAGATCCTCGGGATGGGCTTCGCCTCGCGCCGTATGGCCGAGATCTCCGGCCGCATCCGTCCGACGACCGCGGTCTCCGTCTACGCCCTGGGCCTGGTCTACGGCCTTGCGGGCTTCTGCGCGGGCCCGATCCTCGGCAGCGTCCTGACGGTGGCGGCACTGAGCGGCAGCCCCGTCTACGGCGGGCTCCTCCTCGCGGTCTACGCACTGGGCATGGCTGTCCCGCTCTTCCTGCTCGCGCTCCTGTGGGAACGGTTCGACCTGGGCAAACGCCCCTGGCTGCGCGGCCGTTCGATGCGCGTGGGCCGCTTCGAACTGCATACGACCTCGCTGCTGTCGGGCCTGTTCTTCATCGTGCTCGGGGTGGTCTTCCTCGCCTTCGACGGCACGACGGCGCTGCCCGGGCTGCTGTCGGTCGACGACTCGTTCGCGGCGGAGGAATGGGCGAGCGGCCTCGGCGGGGCGGTCCCGGACTGGGCACTGCTGATCGTGGTGGTGGCGGTGGTGTCGATCACCCTCGGCGTCCGCGGCCGGCGCCGCCGGGAAGAGGCGTAA
- a CDS encoding DsbA family protein — MSSTSRSSRSSRKPIAIGAGVFVAAVLLGIASYTATRPESPSGSAAAAEVSAEPGAGGYSEAAKLARRDAGDPLARGRAHAPVVMVEYADFKCGYCGKFARDTEPALVKKYVDKGVLRIEWRNFPIFGEDSEAAARAAWAAGQQGRFWQFHAAAYAEGSKEKGFAKDRLVALARDAGVKDLDRFVRDLDGEGARQAVKKDQEEAYGLGATSTPSFLINGRPIAGAQSTATFTEAIEAAKQAAK, encoded by the coding sequence ATGTCTTCCACTTCCCGTTCCTCCCGCTCTTCCCGTAAGCCGATCGCCATCGGTGCCGGTGTCTTCGTCGCCGCGGTGCTGCTCGGCATCGCCTCGTACACCGCCACCAGACCCGAGTCGCCTTCGGGCTCCGCCGCAGCCGCCGAGGTCTCCGCCGAACCGGGCGCCGGCGGCTACTCCGAGGCGGCGAAACTCGCCCGCCGCGACGCCGGGGACCCGCTCGCCCGGGGCCGCGCGCACGCGCCCGTCGTCATGGTCGAGTACGCCGACTTCAAGTGCGGCTACTGCGGGAAGTTCGCCCGTGACACCGAGCCCGCGCTGGTGAAGAAGTACGTGGACAAGGGCGTCCTGCGCATCGAGTGGCGCAACTTCCCGATCTTCGGCGAGGACTCGGAGGCGGCGGCACGTGCGGCCTGGGCGGCCGGGCAGCAGGGCCGCTTCTGGCAGTTCCACGCCGCCGCGTACGCCGAGGGCTCGAAGGAGAAGGGCTTCGCCAAGGACCGGCTGGTCGCGCTCGCGCGGGACGCCGGGGTCAAGGACCTCGACCGCTTCGTACGCGACCTGGACGGGGAAGGTGCGCGGCAGGCGGTGAAGAAGGACCAGGAGGAGGCGTACGGACTCGGCGCCACCTCCACCCCCTCGTTCCTGATCAACGGCCGTCCCATCGCCGGGGCCCAGTCGACGGCGACCTTCACCGAGGCCATCGAGGCGGCGAAGCAGGCCGCCAAGTGA